Genomic DNA from Coffea arabica cultivar ET-39 chromosome 7e, Coffea Arabica ET-39 HiFi, whole genome shotgun sequence:
CATAAATTGCGGAAATACATGTGCTATAAAGCATTCCAATTGCATGTCAAATATATCTCATGAAACGACAAAGTGAAAATTGTGGTGGAAGTTCTCTAAAAACTCCAATGTAGATCAGCGCATTTCCCACTGTTTCTTCACATTTAAGCAGTGCAATTCTCTATAAAAAGAACTGGCCTCTGCAATTCTCTTTTGAAAAACGAACGAAGAGGATAGAAGACAGAACGTCAAGACGAAGTGGCGACCTTTTCTTAATTAACGTGGTAGCTGTGTGCACCTCGCCGTGTGGCAACCGGAAACTACGTGCGTGCCACTGGAAGCGAGGTAAATTGTAGACGAATGTTTTCAGTTATAAAATTGCAATCTAAATTCAATATCTTGCCATTATTTAGATCTTTTGTATGGTAGCCGTTTATATACTCTCACTTAATGCATTGTACGAGTTATTGGTGACTAATCGTTCATATTTTACCGCTTCAAAGTGATAATAAATATTTTGAGGTGTTACGAATTGAGTAACCTGGTCGGATGAGTTTTTTGATATAGTACGGACTGGACTTCGTTAGGCTTGGATTGTTGTTTTATAACCTCTCACTTAatgcatttatacatttatattaatatacataatattaattatacatttatacatatgaTTTACATTTATAGATATGTCTCGACATAGGATTCAGAAAGCCTATTAAAGGAAGTAAATTTTTACTTTTAAGCATGCAGATACACAGGTTGTAATGTGTTGTTCTAGCTTGAGTGTCTTtgaaaacaataaataaataaataacattttttttaggtgacgtatatgaaataaaaaataattaaaacttatatttatgatataagtaaataaaattgtGTAAATAATCTATTTACTCAAAATGTATTGTTTGTCTTTTTAGttgaatgaattgaaaaagTAACAGATATTTATAGGAATACATTCATATAATAacatttatttataatttatacatttatttatagTAATAGATAATATAATacaattataatatatttataagagttttatataagtaaataaatatatttattcataaatatttataattgtattataaatgcataaatgtatatttatataaaaatatataaattataaatcacaaatatattaatttatacatttatataatattcatttataattatatgtatttataataatatacatttatacatttataaatatattagtattaaAAGTTATATTGCCAAATACGTGCTATAAAGTCATATTGCATAGTATTCTATTTAAAAGTCATATTGCTAATTTATACTCCATAAAGCTACTTTACGTAATTGGTTTGAGAGGATGATGAAGTCTCTAATGGGACATGTCTGACCAATTACATACTTAATTTATGTCTAATGGGACATGTCTAGATTCCCGACATTTAATTTATGTCCAATACGCAAGTGGTATTAACACATTTATGGAATTGGTTATACTCATACAAAACATGCTTATATAAACATATATACAGCTATATACATCCCTTATCATGGCCTGGAACAACCGCCGTGGTGCTAGAGGACGCAATGCGGACCGCATGAGGCAAGATGAGGAAGATGAGGCCTTACTTCTTATGAGTGCATCGTTAATGTTAATGCATCCGTCACTTGCACACGTGGATAATAATCAACCACTTCCGCAACATGATGGTTCATTCACAGATAGGCAGTGGGTGGAACGCGTACTCTACGGTCATCATAGACGCTCAATAGACAACATGCGTATCACGACTGATAATTTCTTGCTACTGTCCAATATCCTTGTCGAGAGACAGTACGTTCCACACAATTACCAACAGCGCGTGCCCATACAGGAGGCGCTTGCTATGACTTTAATGTTGGTCAGCCACAAGCATACGCACCGTGTGTTGGGGACTATTTTTGATCGATCCATCGAGACGATTAATCGAAATATAAAAAAGGTGCTCCGAGGCCTGTGTCTATTTGCAGCTGAAATAATACGACCGGGTGACCAGACTGCAGTTCATCCACGAATTGCAAACTCAACTAATTTTTATCCGTGGTTCAAGGTAATGTGGAAAGAATACTGATTTTTGGCGACTCTGTAGTACGACGATTCTATAAAGttgattatatattttttacacaTATTAGGATGCCGTGGGAGCGATGGATGGCACCCACATCTCAGCTTGTCCTCCGACAGGCGAGCAAATGGCATATACAAATCGGCACGGGTGGCAATCACAGAATGTTCTGGCAGTTTGTGACCATGACATGCGCTTCATCTATGTGTATGCTGGATGGGAGGGAAGTGCACACGATGCGCGAGTGTTGGAGTCAGCATTAGCATATCCGTCCGATTTTCCACTGCCGCAACCTGGTAAGTGATGGGTCCAATATTTCAAGTCAAGCATGTGCTATGCTTTATTTCCACAACTCCTATTTTTTATCGCGTTTATTAATTAGAATAACTTTGTCAAATAGGCCAGTACTACTTAGTTGATGCGGCATACAGGAATGCTCCTGGTTTCATGCCTCCGTATAAGAACGTGGGGTCCGAATCTCCGTCAAAGACCTTGTTCAATACTCGACATTCGCAACTGCGCAATGTCATTGAGCGCACATTCGGTGTGCTTAAGAAAAGATTCAAATGGTTAAAGGGTCCGGTAGATAATTTCTATATGAGCACTCAAATCAGTATAGTCATTGCTTGTTGTGCGTTGCACAACTTTTTAAGGATGCACCAACCAGAAGATGCTCATTTTCAACGGTTTGAATCACAAGACGTGCACTTAAATGAAGAGCCAGAAATAGGCGGGCTAGTACCTCAGCCGTTCGCATTAAACGTGTCTCCTGCAGAGCTGGCGGAATGGAAAGCTAAACGAGACTACATAGCGACTCAAATGTATGC
This window encodes:
- the LOC140011263 gene encoding uncharacterized protein encodes the protein MAWNNRRGARGRNADRMRQDEEDEALLLMSASLMLMHPSLAHVDNNQPLPQHDGSFTDRQWVERVLYGHHRRSIDNMRITTDNFLLLSNILVERQYVPHNYQQRVPIQEALAMTLMLVSHKHTHRVLGTIFDRSIETINRNIKKVLRGLCLFAAEIIRPGDQTAVHPRIANSTNFYPWFKDAVGAMDGTHISACPPTGEQMAYTNRHGWQSQNVLAVCDHDMRFIYVYAGWEGSAHDARVLESALAYPSDFPLPQPGQYYLVDAAYRNAPGFMPPYKNVGSESPSKTLFNTRHSQLRNVIERTFGVLKKRFKWLKGPVDNFYMSTQISIVIACCALHNFLRMHQPEDAHFQRFESQDVHLNEEPEIGGLVPQPFALNVSPAELAEWKAKRDYIATQMYAARGRRRR